One region of Chloroflexota bacterium genomic DNA includes:
- a CDS encoding IclR family transcriptional regulator, which translates to MTMAQRDYTIQALHHALVVLDTFLEADRPTQGISEISEKLGLNKSRVFRILNTLEQHGFVERDPETKRYRLGVRLITFGEAVRRHLDVVQAADPILDELAERTGETIYLGVADGHEAVCVAQRESRYGVRLYAEIGRRVPLHVGGVPKVLLAHMPPEKRSRVLHNGPLPRITEHTITDPDRLEKILEGIRQRGYAVEADDLDLGAHSVAAPVRDYAGRVVAAVSIAGPSQRFTPDRIQEFIQLICHAADRISARLGYLPSQKS; encoded by the coding sequence ATGACCATGGCGCAGCGGGACTACACCATTCAGGCTCTGCATCATGCCCTGGTGGTTTTGGATACGTTTCTGGAGGCCGACAGGCCGACTCAAGGCATCAGCGAGATCAGTGAAAAGTTGGGGTTGAATAAGAGCCGGGTGTTCCGGATCCTCAACACACTGGAGCAGCACGGCTTTGTGGAACGGGATCCGGAGACCAAACGGTATCGGCTGGGAGTGCGGTTGATCACGTTTGGGGAGGCCGTGCGACGCCATTTGGACGTGGTGCAGGCGGCCGATCCCATCCTGGACGAGTTGGCCGAGCGGACCGGCGAGACGATCTATCTGGGCGTGGCGGATGGCCATGAGGCCGTCTGTGTCGCCCAACGGGAGAGCCGGTACGGTGTCCGGCTGTATGCCGAGATCGGGCGCCGCGTTCCACTCCACGTGGGCGGGGTGCCCAAGGTGCTGTTGGCCCACATGCCGCCGGAGAAGCGCTCCCGGGTGTTGCATAACGGCCCGCTGCCGCGCATCACCGAGCATACGATCACGGATCCCGATCGGCTGGAGAAGATCCTGGAAGGCATCCGCCAGCGAGGGTATGCGGTGGAGGCGGATGACCTGGATCTGGGCGCCCACTCCGTCGCCGCCCCCGTGCGTGACTACGCTGGGCGCGTCGTCGCCGCCGTGAGCATCGCCGGCCCCAGCCAGCGCTTCACCCCGGACCGGATTCAGGAGTTCATTCAGCTCATTTGTCACGCTGCCGATCGTATTTCCGCCCGCCTGGGATATCTTCCAAGCCAGAAGTCGTGA
- a CDS encoding M28 family peptidase — protein sequence MKRIYEALDRSAEAAMLADLSIDAPWALIERFSTLVRESGSEDERIAAQYISDQLSRWGVPHTVYEPELYLSVPRSASVEAQGRTLRAKSPAFAASTGDAGLTGQVVYVPAQMATGVGDLFDKTAEETVDVAGKIVLTHGYAMPGSVRDLELRGAIGQIYINPGEDIHWGICTTIWGTPDLDNIERKPKTPVVAVNNPDGLWLRDLAQQGDLTVTLRTELWEGWAECPLVVAEIQGTDEPERFILVHGHLDSWAVGIGDNAVGDAAMLELARLFWRHRDKLRRSVRIAWWPGHSTGRYAGSTWYADTFGLDLAENCIAQINIDSPGCRWATEYYDISWMKETEAFCQQAIKDATGKEASGGRPHQAGDYSFNNIGISSFFMLLSTMPKELIEEKGYYPVGGCGGNIAWHTEHDTLEIADRDNLLRDLKVYVTALTRVVNAPIYPFDFIQLADEFVDTLTRYQEAGQGKFDLTPALEEAKGLRADLERFYQAAEAAVDAGDGRTRVINDTILALARVLVPINYTRHGRFRTEPALSIPPLPDLAPIQRLGTLPPDSDEAKFTCTHLLRGRNRVIWALREARRLVADALEES from the coding sequence ATGAAGCGTATTTACGAGGCCTTGGATCGTTCCGCGGAAGCCGCCATGCTGGCTGACCTCTCCATTGACGCGCCGTGGGCGTTGATCGAGCGCTTCTCCACATTGGTGCGGGAGTCAGGGAGTGAGGATGAGCGCATCGCGGCCCAATACATCAGCGATCAGTTATCCCGTTGGGGGGTGCCCCATACCGTTTACGAGCCGGAATTGTACCTGAGCGTGCCGCGTTCCGCCAGCGTAGAAGCCCAGGGGAGGACGTTGCGGGCGAAGTCTCCTGCCTTTGCCGCCTCGACCGGCGACGCCGGGCTGACCGGACAGGTGGTCTACGTCCCGGCCCAGATGGCGACCGGGGTCGGTGATCTCTTCGATAAGACGGCCGAGGAGACGGTGGACGTGGCGGGCAAGATCGTGCTCACCCATGGGTACGCCATGCCCGGCTCCGTGCGCGATCTGGAACTCCGGGGGGCCATCGGCCAGATCTATATCAACCCGGGCGAGGACATCCACTGGGGCATCTGCACGACCATCTGGGGCACGCCGGACCTGGACAACATCGAGCGCAAGCCCAAGACGCCGGTGGTGGCGGTGAACAACCCGGATGGGCTCTGGCTGCGTGACCTGGCCCAGCAGGGGGATCTGACGGTGACCCTCCGCACGGAGTTGTGGGAGGGATGGGCCGAATGCCCGCTCGTGGTGGCGGAGATCCAGGGCACCGATGAGCCCGAGCGCTTCATCCTGGTGCACGGACACCTCGACTCGTGGGCCGTGGGCATCGGGGACAACGCCGTTGGCGACGCGGCGATGCTGGAGCTGGCCCGGCTGTTCTGGCGGCATCGGGACAAGCTCCGCCGCTCGGTTCGCATCGCCTGGTGGCCGGGACACTCCACAGGGCGCTATGCGGGTTCCACCTGGTACGCGGACACCTTCGGGCTGGATCTGGCGGAGAACTGCATCGCCCAGATCAACATCGACAGCCCGGGCTGCCGATGGGCTACCGAGTATTACGATATCTCATGGATGAAGGAGACCGAGGCGTTCTGTCAGCAGGCGATCAAGGACGCGACGGGGAAGGAGGCCAGTGGCGGTCGACCCCACCAGGCCGGGGATTATTCCTTCAACAACATCGGCATCTCCTCCTTCTTCATGCTCCTGTCCACCATGCCCAAGGAGCTGATCGAGGAGAAGGGCTACTACCCTGTGGGCGGCTGTGGTGGCAACATCGCCTGGCACACGGAGCACGACACCCTGGAGATCGCCGATCGGGATAACCTGTTGCGGGACCTCAAGGTGTATGTGACGGCGTTGACCCGGGTGGTCAACGCGCCCATATATCCGTTCGACTTTATCCAGCTGGCCGATGAGTTCGTGGACACGCTGACGCGGTACCAGGAAGCGGGCCAGGGGAAGTTCGATCTGACGCCGGCCCTGGAGGAGGCGAAGGGGCTGCGGGCTGATCTGGAGCGCTTCTACCAGGCGGCCGAGGCGGCCGTGGACGCGGGCGATGGGCGGACGAGGGTCATCAACGACACCATCCTGGCCCTGGCGCGCGTGTTGGTGCCCATCAATTACACCCGGCACGGGCGATTCCGCACAGAGCCGGCGCTCAGCATTCCGCCGCTGCCCGACCTGGCGCCCATTCAGCGCCTGGGGACGCTGCCGCCGGATAGCGACGAAGCGAAGTTCACGTGTACCCATCTGTTGCGCGGCCGCAATCGGGTGATCTGGGCGCTGCGTGAGGCCCGCCGGCTGGTGGCCGACGCGCTGGAAGAGAGCTAA